In the Bacillus amyloliquefaciens DSM 7 = ATCC 23350 genome, CAAAAACACGGTAAAACGCAGCATCCATTCAGATGTTATGACATTCATTGATTATCTGCAGCATGATTTAAAAGTCGATATTACCGGTTTGGATAATCAGGTCCGGATTCATTATCCTGACAAGTGGAAAAAGGTGTCGTCAGATTGGGATCATCATTTCAGTGAATCCGATATTGAATACAAAGTCAAAGTCGCCATCAGAGATTTCGGAACAAAGGGAATGTCCCAATAACCTGTCCCTTGGGAGAGTGTGCATAGCGCCGCTCTCCTTTGTTTATGTCACGAGATGATTGCGGTGGGCATATACGGCTGCCTGCGTGCGGTCACTGACATCAAGCTTTGACAATATATTCGTGATGTGGGTTTTCACCGTTTTAATCGTTATGAACAGCTCTTCTCCAATTTCTTTGTTCGTCTTGCCTTCCGCGACGAGACAGAGGATTTCCAGTTCTCTTTTTGTCAGTGTTTCATGCGGAAGCTGATTCTCTGAATGGCGCAGCCTTGACAGCACTTTTCCCGCCACCTTCGATTCAAGCTTCGGTTCGCCCTTGGCAGCCGCTCTGATGGCTTCGGCTATTTCTGCCGCTTTAGATGTTTTCAGCAAATAGCTGAGCGCCCCCGCTTCGATCACCGGATACACTTTGTCGTCATCAATAAAGCTCGTCAGCACGATGATTTTCGGATCATTGAGTTTCGCACAGATCTGTTTTGTCGCTTCGATGCCGTCCATGCCGTCCATGACAAGATCCATTAAAATGACATCCGGCAAAAGCTCTGCGGCCAGATCGACGCCCTGCTGTCCGTCTGACGCTTCACCGGCGACTTCAATGTCCGGCTGTGCTTCTAAAAATGCGGCCAGGCCCATCCTGACCATTTCGTGATCATCAATCAGTAACACTCGAATCACTGTCGTTCTCTCCTTTTGTTTTCTGATAAATCGGGACTTTCACGTCGATCTGCGTGCCTTTTCCCTTCACGGAGATAATTTCCGCTATGCCGCCGATTTCACTCGCTCTTTCCTTGATGGAATGCAGGCCATAAGAGGATGCTTTGACTTGATCCATCGTAAAACCCGCCCCGTTATCAATGACTTTAAGCTGCAGCTTTTGATGTTTCGCGCCGAGCCTGACGGTGACCTTGGTCGCCTTTGAATGCCTGAAAACGTTGGAAAGCGCCTCCTGCACGATTCGGAACAGATGGTCTTCAACGCCTTTTGACACACCCATGTCGCTGATATCCCACTCAATATCAAGCGGCTGCTTCGCTTTGAACTCTTTTAACAGCTCAATCAGCCCTTCTTTCAGACCTTTTCCTTCTAAAGTGACGGGCCGCAAATGCAATAGCAGCGCTCTCATTTCATTTTGCGCTTCGCCCGCCATATGTTCAACCATGCGGATCCGTTTAACGATTTTGTCATCTGCATCTTTCACTTGCTCTAGGACGGCGGATGTCATCATTGAAATGGCAAAGAGCTGCTGGCTGACGGCATCGTGCAGATCGCGCGCCAGCCGCTGGCGTTCTTCAGTGATGACTGATTTTTTCATTTGATCCTGCCATTCCGCCCGCTCGTTGGAGAGCTTTTGGAGCGATGTGACCTGCAGCTCGACCCGCTTGGCCATTTCGTTGAGCTGGTCTGCCGCCAGGCCGATTTCATCATCGCCGAGCGGCGGCACCCGATAGGCGAAATTGCCGTTTTCAAATTTCAAAACCGCTTCAATCAATGTATCCATTCTTGTTTTCAGACGGCCGCCGTATACATAACCGGAGATCAGTCCGGCCGAAAGGGACGCCAAAAGCAGGATGACCACGAACGGAATACCGAACCAGCCGGAAGAAAACAAAAGCATCGGGTCAAGCCCGTAATATAACAGCATCAGCGTAATAAACACAGCGCAAAGAAGCAGACTGAGCCCCGCGGTCATCCTCATGGCGCGCCACTGAATATTGGCGAGTAATTTTTTCCTCATAAATACTTCACATCCACATCGCCGATGAATAACGAAATTGATATTTTAATGCGCCGCGGCGAGTCGCCGTACTCGGGAGACACTTTATACAGGTTCGTGCTCATGCCGCTTTTCTTAGAGCCGAGCAGATTCATATCGCCGATAAAAGCTGACGAACTGACGGACACTTCGATATCGGGCGGGACGTACACATCAACATTGCCGATGACACCGCTGATTGTCATCGTGCTTTCTCCTTCGGGAATCATCGCTTTTGACAGATCGATTTTCACATCTCCGATGAATCCGGAGACATTTAAATCATTCAGCTCAAACGGATCCTTCATCATGCGCAGCTCGCCGATAAAATAGCTGCGGAGATCCGGCTGTCTGCTTTCCGGCTGGGCGGAAGGCTTTGGCTGCTCTTCTTTTTTAAGATTGATTTTCTTCTCTTTATGTTCAAACACGCGCTTTCCTTTAAGAAGCCTGTAGCCCGCGTAAATGAGAAAGGCGGCAAAGGCATAGCCGAACAGGTTGAAGGTGGCGCTGAACAGGTTTCTCAAAAACAAAAAAGCGGCGAAGATATACAGGACGGAGCCGAGCCAGCCGCGGGAATATTTATTAAAAATATAGCCTGTGATCAGAAAAAAGAGCGGCCAAAACAAGAAGTCGCCGATACCGATAATACGTAAAAACATGCTGACGCCAAATAAGGCGATGATAAGTCCGAGAATCTGTTTTTTTGCCATTTCAGCTGCTTGCCCCTCCTTTCCTTTTCTATTGCAGTGCAATATTGCCGCTCGTCACTTTTATATCAATCATTCTTGAGCCGCTGCCTTTAATGCCTGTGAAAGCCCCGCCTTCCTTACTCGTTTTCTCAAAGGAATAGGACGGCTGGATTCTCCCGCTTGCCGTTTCGGCGTTCACCGTAAAACTCCCGTCTTTCGGCAGGCTGATGGCTGCGCTGCCGCTCGCAAGCCTGACGGATACGGGGGCACTTGCCGTCTCAAGCGAGGCATCGACACTGCCGGAAGCGACCCGCACGTCAAGAGGGCCTGACACATGATGAAGACCGACATTTCCGGAGGATAAGCGGACATCCGCCGTTTTTGCCGCAAGACCGGCTGCTGTGAGATCGCCCGACAGCCCTTTCGCTTCAAACACATCCGTCTTTACATGCTTCAGCGACATGTTCCCGCTTACAGTATGGACGCCGAGATGTGAAAGAGACAGCCCCCTGTTTCCGTCAACTGCAATGCTGCCGCTTGATGAACGGACGGTGATGTCCTGATGGTAATCATACGGAATGCGGACAATCAGCAGAGGACGCTGAAAAAGATTCAGAAATTGGAACCCTTTCTCCTTCGCTTTGAGATCGAGGGTTTTCCCCCGGCTGCGGACAAACATTTTTCCCGCCGGTCCCGTCACGTTTGCCGAGATATCATTCCGCGCTTCCGCGATAATTTTCACATCCGTCTGTTCAGATGAAACGGATAAGCTTTTAACGGCACGGGGCGGTACGCTTACCGATTCTGTTTCTGTTTCGTACAGCGGAAAAAAACGCCCGGCAACCACTTCTTTCACCAAAAACAGACAGCAGATCAGAACGGACGCCGCCATCAGCCCTTTGGCAATCTTACGCTTCATTACGTTCCATCCTTTTTCATTCATTTTATTATAAAGGAAAAGCCTGATAATTGATACGTGCGTATAGGGAAGAGGCGTAAAAGCGCCGATCTTCCCTTGTGCACATTATTCATGAGCCGCTTTTTGATACTCCGTTTTTTCCAGAGAAAGCGAGCGCATTTTTTCAAGCTCAGCTTCGACCTCGTCCGAATATTGCGAACGGCTGACTTCTGTGTTCGCCTCAGCCGAAGTGCCGTATTTGACGCGAACTTCCATTTCTTCAATGCGGTTTTCCATTCGAAGGAACTCTCTGTAGGCGCTTTCGCTGTCAATTTTGTCAAAAGAAGCGTTCATATGTTCCTTCGCTTTCGCCGCGTTGGCACGGGCGATGAGCGCCTGTTTTTTATCCTTTACGTCGCGAAGACGCGTTTCCAGAGTCTCCAGCTGCTCTTTCAGCTCTGCCAGCTGTGTTTTCGCCTGGTCATACGCTTTTTCATGTTCGGCCGCTTTTCCCTCAAGGTACTTCATTTCAGTCAGAGCCTTTTTCGCAAGCTCCTCTTCCCCTGCGTCAAAGGCAAGCTGAGCTTGATTTTTCCGCTTGGCCGCCGTTTCTGAGGCGTCCTCTTGTTTTTTCTTAAACTGATGGACGATTGTGTGCTGTTTGACAATCGTTTGTTTCGCCTTGGCGATGTCACTTTCCATGTCACGCACATATTGATTCAGCATGACTTTCGGATTTTCTAATTTATCAAGCCCTTCATTAACAGATGCGACGAACATATCTCTTATTCTTTTTAAGACCATTTTGTTTTCCTCCTTATTTTTTCTTCAAAAATTCTTCCCATTCAGAATCAAAGCCGGATTGATAGCCCGGTGATGCCGCTTCCGGTTCATACTGCCGGGAATCAGCGTCTGAGCCGCCCTGCTTCATCATCTTCCACCCGAAATACACCATGGCGCCAGCCAGTCCGATAGCTACGATAAACGGAAGAGAGCCGACGAGAATCATAGCCCCGATGACGCCCGCGATGATACCGGATACGGCGCGGCCTTTTGAAAACCGTTTTATTCCCCAGTAAAGCATCAGGCCTCCGATCGCCAGCGGGATGATAAATGCGAAGTGGCCCCCTCCGAAAAAGACAGAAAGTCCGAACACAATCAGCAGGAAGCCGCCTGCCGTTTTTACATTTATATTCATGCAGATCCTCCTTTCGTTTTCCTTGTCTTTACTATAAACAAATCCCGCGGACGGCAAAACGAGTCAGAGATTGATTTTCATATCAGACCGGAGTCGTATAAGCCCCCGGACCCTTACATAAAAAAACGCCGCTGCGCCAGACGGCGCAGGGCGTTTTACGGAAATGCTAGATTCTGACGCTCGCTTCTTTTTCCCTGATGAGATCGGAGCGTTCCGCTTTGGCCAGCTTCGTAAAAAACAATATTCCGAGACCGGACAGGACTTCGACGAGACCGCCGGCGGCGATGACTTTTCCGGAACCGAAAGCGTTAGCCGCGTATCCGCATAGAACCGCACCGAGCGGAATGGATATGTTTGAGATCATATGGATGACGGCATAAACTTGCGGCTGGTCATCATTGTCCACAGACGTCTGAATAATGGTATATTCCGGCACATTAATAGCACTGACGGCAGATCCGAACGCAAACGCGGCGAGGAAGACGAGCGGCAGAAAAGTGTTGATGCCCGTGATGAAAAATGCCGCCCCTTCTATGATTCCCGCCGACACAAACAGGAGACCGTATTTGTTCACCTTCACTTTTGCCAAAATAAAACCCATTAAAAAGGCTCCGCCCGTGCCTGTCGCTTTCAGAAGCGAGTAGATGATCGGCGGCATGTGTAAATCTTCAGCGACATAAACGGCAGAGAGCGCCTCCCATGGAGCGGCCGCAAAATTCATGAAGATACAGTAGATAGCGAGCGGGTATAAAATCTGGTGTTTTCTGACAAGCACAAAACCCCGTTTGAGTCTTCCGAAATACGTTCCGCGCTGTTTAACGGCGACGGTCTTCTGTTTATCCTGATGAACTTGGTATGCAATAAAGAGTACGAGAAAACCTGATAGAAGATAGAATATAAGTGCGATAAACAAAGAATAGGCGGGACTGATAAAAGTTAGAAACACCCCGCTCAGCGTAATAGCGGCAAGCCTGACGATCTGGCCGGATGACTGGATGACCGCATTCGCTTTCTGCAGGCTGTTTTCTCCGACAATATTGGGGATTAACGAGATGGATGCAGGATTATAAGCGGCTCCCGTGGCTGAATGCACGATCATGAGGAGCATGACAAACCATAAAGGAGAGAAACCGTTAAAATAACAGACCGGAATGATTAACACGACCGCCGCGCGCGTGAGGTCGGAAAAATACATCCAGAATTTCAGCGTATGCTGCTTCATAAAAGGCCCGGTAATCGGCGCCAGCATCGCCTCCGGAAGGAACGTGACCGCAATCAGCAGAGCCGTGCCGATCGCGCCTTCTCCGTCAAAAATCAAAAACCATAGAATGGAATTAAAGGCAAAACCGTCTCCCGACAATTTGACAAGCCTTGAGATAAACAGAAAGGTGAAATTTTTATTCCAGATGCTCTCGCTCTTATTATATGTATCCATCTATCAAATCCCCCATTATTTTACAGCATTTCTTATAATATCTCATTTTTTAATTTTTCAGTCAATAATGCATAAGATACATTTTCCTACTGGCAATAAGGGTTCAAATGATGGGTATCTCCACAAAAAAACAGCCGGCATGCTGCCGCCGGCTGAATGAAACGTTATTCATCCTCACGGAATACTGCGGCGCTTCTCTCATACTCTATATCCTTAACGCCTTGTCTTGTGTTGATTGCTCTTGCCGCCGCAAAAAAATAATCAGACAGGCGGTTCAAGTAACGCAGCACCGTATCGTTTATCTCTTCTGTTTTGCCCAGTTTCACGGTGAGACGCTCCGCCCGTCTTGTGACGGTCCGCGCGATGTGAAGTTGAGCAGCCGCCTTATGCCCGCCCGGAAGAATAAATTTCTCAAGCGGGGGCGCTTCAGCCGTATAACGGTCTATGCAGTCTTCCAATACGGAAATAGATTTCTCTCTCAATTTATAGTTCTTATGCTCAGTGACAGTCGCCAAATCGCCGCCGCAGTCAAACAGCTCGTGCTGAATGTTTCGGAGTTCGGCTTTCAGATCACCGCAATTCTCACAATCAGCAAGCTCCGCAAGCGCAAGCCCGATAAAACTGTTCAGCTCATCAATCGTCCCGTAGCTCTCAACCCGCAGACTGTCTTTATCCGTTCTGCCGCCGATCAGGCTTGTCTGTCCTTTATCGCCGGTTTTCGTATAGAGCTTCATCGATCTATTCCTCCTTCTTCCTCCGCTTTTACACATGCCGCGATCCCGCTTCTGACGGCTTTTTCCGCATGACGGGCGTCCACTGCCTCTCCCGTCTGCAAAGCGGCGATGACAATATCACCATTTGCCTGCATTCCGGAAAGAGCCTGCATTCTCGCTTCTGCCGCTGCCGTTAAGAGCCGTACAAATCCCTGTTCATATAAACGTCCGCTGACGAGTGCCCAAACGGTGTGCCGCGCCGTCACGGCAATCGTAACCGAATCAAACGTCCGGCAGACCAAACCAGCGGCCGCTGAGCCGGAAAGCCGGCGGCTCCATGAAAAACCAGATCCGTCAGATGCGGTTGACAACATTCTAAACGGCCGGTCTGTATGAAGCGTTACGGTATTTCCGCTTTTGTTTATCAGAGAGGCGAACGGAACGGTGACGGATTCTCTTTCTTCCCGCACTTCCGGCTTGAAGGCGATCAGCGGTTTCGGCGACGCTTGTTGGTCAACAGCGCTGACGGTGATGCCGTAAATATCTTCAATCGTCTCTTGTTTCAAAGCCTGCTCCGGCGGCTGCTTCGAAAAAGCGCGTCCGTCCTTCATCATCAGGAGCTGATCACAGTATTGTCCCGCGGCGTTGAGGTCGTGAAAAATACTGATGACCGTAAGACCCCTTTCTCTCGTCAGCCGCTTTACCGTATCGAGCAGGTCTTTTTGATATTTGAGATCAAGAAATGTCGTCGGCTCATCCAGACAAAGCACCTCGGGCTGCTGAGCCAGCGCCTGCGCCAAATAGACGCGCTGCCTTTCTCCGCCGCTCAGATTGCGGACGGATTGCTGCGCATATCGGGCGATGCCCGCCATTTCCATCGCTTCCCGGATAATGTCTTCGTCGTTTTGGTCCGTCTGTCTGAAGAGTCCTTTTTGAAACGGATATCTGCCGAAGGACACCGTTTCTTTGACGGTAAATGTAAAGGCTTGTTCCGTATGCTGCGGCAAAACGGCCATGATTTTCGCAAGCTCCCGCGGCTTGTATCTGCCGATGGGCTTGCCTGCTGCGAGCACCTCGCCTTTTGAGGGAGGGAGCACCCCCGTCAGCAGTTTCATCAGTGTTGTTTTTCCTGAGCCGTTCGGACCGAGTATGCCGACAAATTCACCCTTTTCGGCGGTAAAGCTGACATCCTCTACAATCATCCGCCCTCCGTACCCGCCGGACAGGCTGCTCACCCTGATCATAAGCGTTTCCCTCCATGGTGCTGACGAAGCAGAATCAAGGCAAATACAGGCGCTCCCGCCAATGCCGTCATAATGCCGATCGGCAATTCGACAGGTTCAATAACGGTGCGGGAAAACAAATCCGCCAAAATGAGAAAACCGGCGCCCGTCAGTGCTGACAGCGGCAGTAAATGGCGATGATCCGTTCCCCATAAAAGCCGCGTCACATGAGGAATGACAAGGCCGACAAACCCGATCGTCCCCGATACGGCAACCGCTCCTCCCGTCAGCAGAGATCCGGCGGTAATCATCAGCAGTTTTCTCTTTCCCGTACTGACGCCTAAAAGCCTTGCCTTTTCTTCTCCATAGGTCATAATGTTTAATTCTCTGCCGTTGATAAGCAGAAGCGCCGTCCCGGCCAGAAAAAAAGGCAGAAACAGCGCGACATAGCCCCAGCCCCTCATTGACACACTGCCTAACAGCCAGCGGACAATCGGGAGCAGATCATTTCCCGTTAAAGCGATCACAAGCGAAATGAGGGCTCCGAGAAAAGAATTCATGATGATGCCTGTCAAAATGAGCGTCGAAACCGACATGGACGCATGAACGAGGCGGCTGAAAAAAAGAACCGCCGCCATGACCGCAATGGCTGCGGCAATGCTGACGACCGGAAGTGTGAACCGGCCGATGACGGGAATCTGAATGCCGAAAAACAAAGTGATAACGGCTCCCGCCGAGGCTCCTGAAGATACCCCGAGTGTATAAGGGTCGGCGAGCGGATTTTTCAGAAGCCCCTGAAACGCCGCTCCCGCAATGGATAACGCGGCACCGACAAGGGCTGCCAGAACGACTCTCGGCAGACGGATATTCATCATAATATTTACATTCATGGGATCAACAGAGGAGGTCCGGCCGATCCCGATCAAAAAAACGTCGGATAAAGGGATATGCAGACTGCCGATTGAAATGCCGAGTGCCGTACAAACGGCTAAAAACAGCAGACTGATCGTGTAGGCCAGCGGGCGGTTACTTTTTAAACGTTTCAGGATAAACGCTTTCTGCAAGCTTCTCGACCCCTTTTACCAGACGCGGGCCAGAGCGTGTGACAAGGTCAGGATCAACAGAATAGACGTTGTGGTGTTTGACCGCATTGACGGCACCCCAGCCGGCGCGTTTTTCCACTTCAGCGGCCTTTACGCCGTCTGTCGTAATGATGACATCCGGATTCATTTTGACAATCGCTTCATCCGTCAGCTGCACCCAGCCGGTCTGGCTGCCGGCGGCGTTTTTCGCATGTATATCTTCAAGCATTTCGTTCATAAACGTGCCTTTTCCCGTCGTGTATCCGTCAGGAGAAACTTCGACGAATACTTTCTTTTCATCTTTTTCAGAAATGGCCGCCGCTTTCTTTTCTATGGCGGAAAGGTCGGATTTCATCGATTTGATCAGCTTGTCCGCCTGCTTTTCTTTGCCGGCCGCTTTTCCGATCATGCTGATTGATTTGTACACTTCTTGGAACGATTGAGCGTCATTGACCGTTAATACGGTGATGCCCGCATCTTTTAATTGCTTCATCGCATCGGCGGAAGCGGACATAGAGGACGCGTGGGCAAGCACGAGATCCGGCTTCAGCGCGATGACTTTCTCAGCGTTCACATTCATATCTCCGACTTTCGGTTTTTTTACCGCTTCTTTCGGATATGTATCATTTGTCGTGACGCCTGCGACCTTATCTCCGAGCCCCAGCGCGTATGTAATTTCCGTATTGCTCGGCATGAGGGAAACGATTTTTTCCGGCGCCTGCTTTATGGTTACTTTTTCGTTTGCGGCATCCTTAATGGTTACCGGAAATGCTTCGGCTGAGACGGCTTTTTGTTTTGCCGCGCTTCCTTCTTCTTGTGCGCCGGAACAGCCGGCGACCATAAAGGCGGTGACAAAGAGCGCCGCCCAGACGGCAGTGATTTTCTTCATTCTTTTAACTCCCCCTGGTTATGGTAAACGATTGTCTCTTTGACATTCGTATCCTTTTTTCGCAGTAATTATACTATAAGTCTGTCAGGCTTGTATATCCGGCCTTTTTTGCATTAAAGCAAATTGTTCGTAAACACTAAAACCCATCATGTATACTGTTACACAATCATGTTAAGAGGAGGATCATCATGGAATTACAGCTTGAACGAAAGCTCATTTTGATTACAGGATCAACTTCAGGCATCGGAAAAGCCGCGGCAAAAAGCTTTTTAGCCGAAGGCGCCGAGGTGATTGTAAACGGAAGAAAAAAAGAAACCGTGGAACGGACGGTTGAGGAGCTTTCCGCTTACGGAACGGTTCACGGCATCGCCGCTGATTTATCGCGTCAGGATGAAGCGGATGACCTGATGAAGCGCGCCGGCGGAATCGGAGAAGTCGATATTCTCGTCAATAACCTCGGATTTTTTGAAGTAAAAGACTTCGCTGAGGTGACTGATGATGAATGGACCCGGTATTTTGAAGTGAATGTCATGAGCGCCGTGCGCCTGTGCCGGCGTTTTCTGCCGCAAATGCTCGAAAGAAACAGCGGTCGGATTCTGAACATCTCTAGTGAAGCCGGTGTCAAACCGCTTGCGCAAATGATTCCGTATTCAATGACGAAAACGGCGTTAATCAGCTTGTCTCGGGGAATGGCGGAAATGACGAAAGGCACAAATGTCACGGTAAACTCCGTGCTGCCCGGACCGACATGGACCGAAGGCGTCGCTTCTTACATGGAAGGAGCCGCTAAGGCTGCCGGAGAAGATACGGACAGCTTCGTCCGGGATTATTTTAAAGTGAATGAACCGACGTCCTTGATTCAGCGCTACGCAACGCCGGAAGAAGTCGCCAATACGATTGTATTTCTCGCTTCAGATGCGGCATCTGCCATTAACGGCATCGCACAGCGGGTTGAAGGCGGCATCATCCGCTCCATTTAACCAAAAAAAGCCCGGCACAATGGGAACTCCCATATATGCCAGGGCTTTTTTTATATCATGCCTGCAAACGGAACCGGCTCCCAGCCGCCCGTCTCAAGCTCTGCGGAAAACAGGCCGCCCGCATGCGGCTGCTCAAGTCTTTCGGCTTCCGTCAATTTTTCCGTCGCGGTCGTAATGTATAATGTGTTAAGCTCTTTGCCTCCGAACGCGCAGCAGGTGACGTATTTTGCGGGAACTTCAATAGATGCGATTTCCTTATGCGAAAACGGGTCAATCCGGACGGCACGGCCGCCTCCGAACAGAGCCACCCACAGCATTCCGTCCCGGTCAATGGTCATTCCGTCGGGAGATCCTTGCGACTTCGGAAATCGGTAAACCGTTTTCGGATCTGATACGGCTCCGGTTTCCGGATCGTATGAATAACGGACGATTTCCTGCGTCGGAGTATCGATATAATACATCAGGTTTCGGTCTCGATCCCAATCCAGACCGTTCGAAGTAGAGACCTGGTCTTTTATTTTGGCAAGGCTGCCGTCCGTATTCAGACGGTACAGCGAAGCCTCCTCTTCTTTGCCTTCCATGCTCGTCGTTCCCGCCCATAATCTTCCGGACGGGTCGCACTTGGCGTCATTGAAACGGATATCTTCCCGCATGTCTTTCGGCTGCTTCATCTTCGTCAACGTATCTTCCTGCAGATTGTACAGGTAAAAACCGTCTTTCATCGTCATCACCAGCTCTTCCTTTGAATACAAAGCCAGAGCCGTTACGAATGATTTGAATTTAACGGAACGGTTGATTCCGTCAGCCGGAGTAAAGATATGGAGCTGGCTGCCCAGTATATCCACCCAGTACAGGCATTCCTTGTCCTTATCCCATAAGGGGCCTTCTCCGATCACCGCTCTCGTATCTGCTCGTAATGCTGCTTCCATGTGTGAACACCTCTTTTGCTTGTCAGTCTCCTATTGTTATTCCCGACAAAGCGGCGTCCAAACTCAATCTTTTTTAAAAAGAATCGTAATAACCGTTCCGGCGCTGATTCTGCTGTTGACATGAATGGTTCCGTTATGAAGATGCACCAGTTCCTTGGCAATGGCGAGTCCGAGCCCCGTTCCTTCTGACGGCCCCTTCGTATTCGTTCCCCGGTAATAACGGTTAAACAGCTGGTGAATCGTTTCTTCGTCCATTCCTCTTCCGTTATCTTTCACCTTCAGAATCAGCTGTTCGGCTGATTCCTCGAGCACGACCCGAATGGCGGTCCCTTTCTTATTATGCTTTACGGCGTTTGCCAGCAGATTCTCCAGAATACGGCGGAACCATGCTTCATCAATGGCGAAAAGAATGTCTTCCTTTTTGGTTTCAAAGGCGATGTCATAGCCTTCCGAGAACGTGTTTTTCGTGAAATCGTTCGTGACGTTTCTGATAAACGGAACGACGTTGATCAGCCGCCGTTCAATCGGGAGGGCGGCGTTTTTCAGCCGGTATGTCAAGTTTAAGTCCTCAATCAGCTTCGACATATATTCTGATTTTTCCCGGACGATCTGCCCCATTTCTTTGACTTCCTCCGGGGTCCAGTCGTATTGCTTCGATTCAAGCATCATGCTGTAGCCGTAAATCGTGCTCAGCGGTGTTTTTAAATCATGGCTGAGTCCGGCGATCCATTCTTCCCTAGTCGCCTGGATTTTTTCTCTGTTTTTCTTATCCCGCTTCAGCGTATCGGTCAGCTGGTCCATCGATTCGAAAATCTCGGCGAAAAAGCGGAACGGCTGCTTTGTTTTGCCTTTTTTGTTTTTGCTGACCGGCTGTCCTTTGCGGTTCTTCGGCTCTTCAAGCCGGCCCTTTGATAAATTGACAAGCCATTTGATGGTATGAAAAAGCGGCCATCCGAAACGGAAAGAGTACCAGATTGTCAGAATACAGATCATTAATACCAAGATTCCGATCAGCAAAAAGAGGGTTTTCATCACATTTCTCAAAAATGACTTATTAAACTCATGATCGGGGATGTACACGGGGTTCGGCACCGACGCGACCATCCATTTCGTTTTATCGAGTCTTTTAAAAGAAATTTCCCTCTTATAATTCCACGGCTTGGAATTGTATTTCAGCAATTCAAGCTCATTGACGGTGTTCCGCTCTTTTTTGGTGCTGTTGATATCTCCGAGCAGTCTGCCGCTGTCCTCGAGAAGATAGACCGCCCCTTTTTCCCGTTTAATATAATCAACCGTGCTTTTTTTATATTGAGAAAGGGAAGCGAGGGACGGCTCCTGTGATTCGATGTAAGTGAGAAGCTGCTCGCTGGCGGATTTCCAGCCGAACAGAATCAAATAGGTCTCATTATTAATCGTGACCGTCCAGTAGTTCAGCTTGTAGTTGTCAAAATTCCGGTACTGATAAATGGATAAGAGATCTTTTCTGCTGTAATGGCTCGGGACGTCTTTCGGCACTCTGTACGC is a window encoding:
- a CDS encoding ATP-binding cassette domain-containing protein encodes the protein MIRVSSLSGGYGGRMIVEDVSFTAEKGEFVGILGPNGSGKTTLMKLLTGVLPPSKGEVLAAGKPIGRYKPRELAKIMAVLPQHTEQAFTFTVKETVSFGRYPFQKGLFRQTDQNDEDIIREAMEMAGIARYAQQSVRNLSGGERQRVYLAQALAQQPEVLCLDEPTTFLDLKYQKDLLDTVKRLTRERGLTVISIFHDLNAAGQYCDQLLMMKDGRAFSKQPPEQALKQETIEDIYGITVSAVDQQASPKPLIAFKPEVREERESVTVPFASLINKSGNTVTLHTDRPFRMLSTASDGSGFSWSRRLSGSAAAGLVCRTFDSVTIAVTARHTVWALVSGRLYEQGFVRLLTAAAEARMQALSGMQANGDIVIAALQTGEAVDARHAEKAVRSGIAACVKAEEEGGIDR
- a CDS encoding FecCD family ABC transporter permease → MQKAFILKRLKSNRPLAYTISLLFLAVCTALGISIGSLHIPLSDVFLIGIGRTSSVDPMNVNIMMNIRLPRVVLAALVGAALSIAGAAFQGLLKNPLADPYTLGVSSGASAGAVITLFFGIQIPVIGRFTLPVVSIAAAIAVMAAVLFFSRLVHASMSVSTLILTGIIMNSFLGALISLVIALTGNDLLPIVRWLLGSVSMRGWGYVALFLPFFLAGTALLLINGRELNIMTYGEEKARLLGVSTGKRKLLMITAGSLLTGGAVAVSGTIGFVGLVIPHVTRLLWGTDHRHLLPLSALTGAGFLILADLFSRTVIEPVELPIGIMTALAGAPVFALILLRQHHGGKRL
- a CDS encoding ABC transporter substrate-binding protein encodes the protein MKKITAVWAALFVTAFMVAGCSGAQEEGSAAKQKAVSAEAFPVTIKDAANEKVTIKQAPEKIVSLMPSNTEITYALGLGDKVAGVTTNDTYPKEAVKKPKVGDMNVNAEKVIALKPDLVLAHASSMSASADAMKQLKDAGITVLTVNDAQSFQEVYKSISMIGKAAGKEKQADKLIKSMKSDLSAIEKKAAAISEKDEKKVFVEVSPDGYTTGKGTFMNEMLEDIHAKNAAGSQTGWVQLTDEAIVKMNPDVIITTDGVKAAEVEKRAGWGAVNAVKHHNVYSVDPDLVTRSGPRLVKGVEKLAESVYPETFKK
- a CDS encoding SDR family NAD(P)-dependent oxidoreductase, yielding MELQLERKLILITGSTSGIGKAAAKSFLAEGAEVIVNGRKKETVERTVEELSAYGTVHGIAADLSRQDEADDLMKRAGGIGEVDILVNNLGFFEVKDFAEVTDDEWTRYFEVNVMSAVRLCRRFLPQMLERNSGRILNISSEAGVKPLAQMIPYSMTKTALISLSRGMAEMTKGTNVTVNSVLPGPTWTEGVASYMEGAAKAAGEDTDSFVRDYFKVNEPTSLIQRYATPEEVANTIVFLASDAASAINGIAQRVEGGIIRSI
- a CDS encoding SMP-30/gluconolactonase/LRE family protein, producing the protein MEAALRADTRAVIGEGPLWDKDKECLYWVDILGSQLHIFTPADGINRSVKFKSFVTALALYSKEELVMTMKDGFYLYNLQEDTLTKMKQPKDMREDIRFNDAKCDPSGRLWAGTTSMEGKEEEASLYRLNTDGSLAKIKDQVSTSNGLDWDRDRNLMYYIDTPTQEIVRYSYDPETGAVSDPKTVYRFPKSQGSPDGMTIDRDGMLWVALFGGGRAVRIDPFSHKEIASIEVPAKYVTCCAFGGKELNTLYITTATEKLTEAERLEQPHAGGLFSAELETGGWEPVPFAGMI
- a CDS encoding sensor histidine kinase; the protein is MRMRGKFLLHFFGQLLLVILLISVLAVASFFYLDWRFSEAEANAGLTKATADSFEAWLDKNEDGTWDVDEFLKMSVRKQKGWLQIINDNEKTDYAYRVPKDVPSHYSRKDLLSIYQYRNFDNYKLNYWTVTINNETYLILFGWKSASEQLLTYIESQEPSLASLSQYKKSTVDYIKREKGAVYLLEDSGRLLGDINSTKKERNTVNELELLKYNSKPWNYKREISFKRLDKTKWMVASVPNPVYIPDHEFNKSFLRNVMKTLFLLIGILVLMICILTIWYSFRFGWPLFHTIKWLVNLSKGRLEEPKNRKGQPVSKNKKGKTKQPFRFFAEIFESMDQLTDTLKRDKKNREKIQATREEWIAGLSHDLKTPLSTIYGYSMMLESKQYDWTPEEVKEMGQIVREKSEYMSKLIEDLNLTYRLKNAALPIERRLINVVPFIRNVTNDFTKNTFSEGYDIAFETKKEDILFAIDEAWFRRILENLLANAVKHNKKGTAIRVVLEESAEQLILKVKDNGRGMDEETIHQLFNRYYRGTNTKGPSEGTGLGLAIAKELVHLHNGTIHVNSRISAGTVITILFKKD